The following proteins are co-located in the Rhodococcus opacus B4 genome:
- a CDS encoding MFS transporter, translating into MSTETLRMRGPVHGTKDAKRVAIGSSVGAVIETYDFIGFGTAAALYFGTAFFPGADPVTGTLAAFATLGVGFAARPLGGVLGGHLGDKLGRKPVLVASLIAMGLATFAIGLLPTYSQVGLIAPVLLVLVRIIQGLAFGAEWGGAILMSYEHAPWKSKGKFTGIVQAGFPVGLLLANLVFLFSVHLGGDWAWRVPFLASIVLVMVGLIIRSKVPESPVFEDVKNEGDIVKSPVLESIKHDWRNILRGIGLRVAETAGYAVSITYMISYLHSQGLAGKSETLIALCIASAIGIFATVAWARLTDRIGRRPLYIASCAFAALFGIPMFLLVNTGLFILIIATIVISYAVCQNSLAGAQGAWFPELFDASRRASGASLAYQISAMVSGFTPFVTTLLFVSFGWWGPAVLFITYAVIGLWAALITRETWGPTERRLAAEAAAHTDSKSTDTPASNGPTIRKEKELL; encoded by the coding sequence ATGAGTACCGAAACACTCAGGATGCGAGGTCCTGTCCATGGCACGAAGGACGCCAAGCGCGTAGCAATCGGCTCCTCGGTGGGTGCCGTCATCGAGACCTACGACTTCATCGGGTTCGGCACGGCCGCCGCGCTGTACTTCGGTACCGCCTTCTTTCCCGGCGCCGACCCGGTCACCGGGACCCTCGCAGCGTTCGCGACGCTGGGTGTCGGCTTCGCAGCACGCCCGCTCGGCGGGGTGCTCGGTGGGCATCTCGGCGACAAGCTGGGCCGCAAGCCCGTGCTGGTGGCGTCGTTGATCGCGATGGGTCTCGCGACCTTCGCGATCGGTCTGCTGCCCACCTATTCGCAGGTGGGGCTGATCGCGCCGGTGCTGCTGGTCCTGGTCCGCATCATCCAGGGCCTCGCGTTCGGCGCCGAGTGGGGCGGCGCGATCCTGATGAGCTACGAGCACGCGCCCTGGAAGTCGAAGGGTAAGTTCACCGGCATCGTGCAGGCCGGCTTCCCCGTCGGGCTGCTGCTGGCGAATCTGGTGTTCCTGTTCAGCGTGCACCTCGGCGGCGACTGGGCCTGGCGGGTGCCGTTCCTCGCGAGCATCGTCCTGGTGATGGTCGGGCTGATCATCCGGTCGAAGGTGCCCGAATCGCCGGTCTTCGAGGACGTCAAGAACGAGGGCGACATCGTCAAGTCGCCGGTTCTCGAATCGATCAAGCACGACTGGCGGAACATCTTGCGCGGCATCGGTCTTCGCGTCGCCGAAACAGCAGGTTACGCGGTGTCGATCACGTACATGATCTCCTACCTGCACAGCCAGGGTCTCGCCGGAAAGTCCGAAACCCTCATCGCCCTGTGCATCGCGTCCGCGATCGGCATCTTCGCCACCGTCGCCTGGGCCCGGCTCACCGACCGCATCGGACGACGCCCCCTCTACATCGCGTCCTGCGCCTTTGCGGCGCTGTTCGGAATTCCGATGTTCCTCCTGGTCAACACCGGACTGTTCATCCTGATCATCGCGACCATCGTCATCTCCTACGCCGTCTGCCAGAACTCGCTGGCGGGTGCGCAGGGCGCCTGGTTCCCAGAACTGTTCGACGCCTCGCGCCGGGCGTCGGGAGCGTCTCTCGCCTACCAGATCTCGGCGATGGTCTCCGGCTTCACGCCCTTCGTCACCACGCTGCTGTTCGTCTCCTTCGGCTGGTGGGGCCCCGCGGTGCTGTTCATCACGTACGCCGTGATCGGACTCTGGGCGGCGTTGATCACCCGGGAGACCTGGGGACCCACCGAGCGTCGCCTCGCCGCCGAGGCCGCGGCGCACACCGATTCCAAAAGCACCGACACGCCGGCCTCGAACGGCCCCACGATCCGCAAGGAAAAGGAACTCCTGTGA
- a CDS encoding SDR family NAD(P)-dependent oxidoreductase: protein MSSIQRTAVVTGATSERGIGLATARRYAEEGWAIVVLDLDGEKSAKAAAEIGNEFGVPAFGHDIDVADEQSVQRAHDAVAAEVAAGNLPAVGALANIAGITSPVPFLETTLELWNKVMAVNATGTYLVTRAFLPAMIDNGWGRVVNMSSVSAQRGGGVFGKVPYSSAKAAVLGFTKSLARELGDSGVTVNAVTPGAVDTSIRVGSTAEQEAALCRDIPLGRVATTTEVAAVITFLSSQDAAYLTGTTVDINGGSHLH, encoded by the coding sequence ATGTCGTCCATCCAGCGCACCGCCGTCGTCACCGGCGCCACCTCCGAGCGCGGTATCGGTCTCGCCACCGCCCGCCGCTACGCCGAGGAGGGGTGGGCGATCGTCGTCCTCGACCTCGACGGTGAGAAGTCCGCGAAGGCCGCCGCGGAGATCGGGAACGAGTTCGGCGTCCCCGCGTTCGGCCACGACATCGACGTCGCCGACGAGCAGTCGGTCCAGCGTGCGCACGACGCCGTCGCCGCCGAGGTCGCCGCTGGAAACCTCCCGGCCGTGGGTGCGCTCGCGAACATCGCCGGCATCACGTCACCGGTGCCGTTCCTCGAGACCACACTGGAACTGTGGAACAAGGTGATGGCGGTCAACGCCACCGGCACCTACCTGGTCACCCGCGCGTTCCTGCCCGCGATGATCGACAACGGCTGGGGCCGCGTCGTGAACATGTCGTCCGTCTCCGCCCAGCGCGGCGGCGGCGTCTTCGGGAAGGTGCCGTACTCGTCCGCGAAGGCCGCGGTCCTCGGTTTCACCAAGTCCCTCGCACGCGAGCTGGGCGACAGCGGGGTCACCGTCAACGCCGTCACCCCCGGAGCGGTCGACACCAGCATCCGGGTCGGCAGCACGGCCGAGCAGGAAGCCGCCCTCTGCCGCGACATTCCCCTCGGCCGGGTCGCGACCACCACCGAGGTCGCCGCGGTCATCACCTTCCTGTCCTCCCAGGACGCCGCATACCTCACCGGCACCACCGTCGACATCAACGGCGGCAGCCACCTGCACTGA
- a CDS encoding transketolase: MTITTATTAAEDTTSEAVRITTVEQFAYRMRHNVIDMGEEQGQGYVGQALGAADIFATVYADRLRFRADDPAWEGRDRFLLSTGHYAIGHYAALAEAGIIPRSELETYGSDDSRLPMSAMSTYTPGMEISGGSLGHGLTIAVGMALGLRHQHSAARVYNFLSDGELDEGSTWEAAMGAHHHRLGNLTAMVDINALQADGATSTVLSTEPVHDKWAACGWHVERVDGNDVTALVRAFDNAAAESDGKPSIILCDTRVGKGVPLLETREKAHFMRIDEDEWQICRDQLTAGFDHKDA, encoded by the coding sequence GTGACCATCACAACCGCCACCACCGCGGCCGAAGACACGACGAGTGAAGCGGTGCGCATCACGACCGTCGAACAATTCGCCTACCGCATGCGGCACAACGTCATCGACATGGGTGAGGAACAGGGCCAGGGATACGTCGGGCAGGCGCTCGGGGCCGCCGACATCTTCGCGACCGTCTACGCCGATCGACTCCGCTTCCGCGCCGACGATCCCGCATGGGAAGGCCGGGACCGGTTCCTGCTCTCCACCGGCCACTACGCCATCGGCCACTACGCCGCACTCGCCGAGGCCGGAATAATCCCCCGCAGCGAACTGGAAACCTACGGTTCCGACGACTCCCGCCTCCCGATGTCGGCGATGTCCACGTACACCCCGGGCATGGAGATCTCCGGCGGCTCCCTCGGGCACGGACTGACCATCGCCGTCGGCATGGCCCTCGGGTTGCGTCACCAGCACTCGGCCGCCCGCGTCTACAACTTCCTCTCCGACGGCGAACTCGACGAGGGCTCGACGTGGGAGGCGGCCATGGGCGCCCACCACCACCGGCTCGGCAACCTCACCGCGATGGTCGACATCAACGCGCTGCAAGCCGACGGCGCCACCTCGACGGTGCTGAGCACCGAACCCGTGCACGACAAGTGGGCCGCCTGCGGCTGGCACGTCGAACGCGTCGACGGCAACGACGTCACCGCACTGGTGCGTGCGTTCGACAACGCCGCCGCCGAGTCCGACGGCAAGCCGTCGATCATTCTCTGCGACACCCGCGTCGGGAAGGGCGTGCCCCTGCTCGAGACCCGGGAGAAGGCGCACTTCATGCGCATCGACGAAGACGAGTGGCAGATCTGCCGCGACCAACTCACCGCCGGCTTCGACCACAAGGACGCCTGA
- a CDS encoding ATP-binding cassette domain-containing protein translates to MSPATKTATTGRAKRREASESPDLHLADSHDLIRVHGARENNLKDISVELPKRRLTVFTGVSGSGKSSLVFATIAAESQRMINETYSAFVQGFMPTLARPDVDVLDGLTTAIIVDQERMGSNPRSTVGTATDANAMLRILFSRLGKPHIGSPQAFSFNVASISGAGAVTIERGGQQIKERRSFSLTGGMCPRCEGRGSVTDFDLTALYDDSKSLNEGALTIPGYSMEGWYGRIYRGCGFFDPDKPIAKFTKKQLQDLLYKEPTKIKVEGVNITFEGLIPKIQKSFLAKDVDAMQPHIRAFVERAITFATCPDCEGTRLSEGARSSKIKGKNIADVCSMQISDLADWVRGLKEPSVAPLLTGLQHLLDSFTEIGLGYLSLDRPSGTLSGGEAQRTKMIRHLGSSLTDVTYVFDEPTIGLHPHDIQRMNGLLLQLRDKGNTVLVVEHKPEAIAIADHVVDLGPRAGTEGGEVVFEGTVEGLRASDTLTGRHLDDRATLKSSVRESSGALEVRGADTHNLCGVDVDIPLGMLVVVTGVAGSGKSSLIHGSVADRDGVVAIDQGAIKGSRRSNPATYTGLLEPIRKAFAKANGVKPALFSSNSEGACPTCNGAGVIYTDLGVMATVESPCEECEGKRFQAEVLEFKLGGRNIAEVLAMPVAEAEEFFGAGEARIPAAHKILQRLADVGLGYLSLGQPLTTLSGGERQRLKLATAMADKGEIYVLDEPTTGLHLADVEQLLGLLDRLVDSGKSVIVIEHHQAVMAHADWIIDLGPGAGHDGGRIVFEGRPEDLVADASTLTGEHLAAYVGS, encoded by the coding sequence ATGAGCCCGGCCACGAAGACGGCGACGACGGGGCGTGCGAAGCGACGGGAAGCGTCGGAGTCGCCTGATCTGCACCTCGCCGACAGTCACGACCTGATCCGCGTCCACGGCGCGCGCGAGAACAACCTCAAGGACATCAGCGTCGAACTCCCGAAGCGCCGGCTGACGGTGTTCACCGGCGTGTCCGGCTCGGGCAAGAGTTCGCTGGTGTTCGCCACGATCGCCGCGGAGTCGCAGCGGATGATCAACGAAACGTACAGCGCGTTCGTCCAGGGATTCATGCCGACGCTGGCGCGCCCCGACGTCGACGTCCTCGACGGGCTGACCACGGCGATCATCGTCGACCAGGAACGGATGGGCTCGAACCCCCGCTCCACCGTCGGCACCGCCACCGACGCCAACGCGATGCTGCGGATCCTGTTCAGCCGCCTCGGGAAGCCGCACATCGGTTCACCCCAGGCGTTCTCCTTCAACGTCGCGTCGATCTCCGGCGCGGGCGCGGTCACCATCGAGCGCGGTGGCCAGCAGATCAAGGAGCGGCGGAGTTTCAGCCTCACCGGCGGCATGTGTCCGCGGTGTGAGGGCCGGGGATCGGTCACCGACTTCGACCTGACGGCGCTGTACGACGACAGCAAGTCGCTGAACGAGGGCGCGCTCACCATTCCCGGCTACAGCATGGAGGGCTGGTACGGCCGCATCTACCGCGGTTGCGGCTTCTTCGACCCGGACAAGCCGATCGCGAAGTTCACCAAGAAGCAGTTGCAGGACCTGCTCTACAAGGAGCCGACCAAGATCAAGGTCGAGGGCGTCAACATCACGTTCGAGGGCCTGATCCCGAAGATCCAGAAGTCGTTCCTGGCCAAGGACGTCGACGCGATGCAGCCGCACATCCGCGCGTTCGTGGAGCGGGCGATCACGTTCGCCACCTGCCCCGACTGCGAGGGCACCCGGCTCAGCGAGGGCGCGCGATCGTCGAAGATCAAGGGCAAGAACATCGCCGACGTCTGCTCGATGCAGATCAGCGACCTCGCCGACTGGGTGCGGGGCCTGAAGGAACCGTCGGTGGCGCCGCTGCTCACCGGGTTGCAGCACCTCCTCGACTCGTTCACGGAAATCGGGCTGGGCTACCTGTCGCTCGACCGGCCGTCCGGCACGCTGTCCGGGGGAGAGGCGCAGCGCACGAAGATGATCCGTCACCTCGGCTCTTCGCTCACCGACGTCACGTACGTGTTCGACGAGCCGACCATCGGCCTGCACCCGCACGACATCCAGAGGATGAACGGCCTGCTGCTGCAACTGCGCGACAAGGGCAATACGGTGCTGGTGGTCGAGCACAAGCCGGAGGCGATCGCGATCGCCGACCACGTCGTCGACCTCGGCCCGCGCGCAGGCACCGAGGGCGGCGAGGTGGTGTTCGAGGGCACCGTCGAGGGCCTGCGGGCCAGCGACACGCTCACCGGACGGCACCTCGACGACCGCGCCACGCTGAAGTCGTCCGTCCGCGAATCGTCGGGGGCGCTGGAGGTGCGCGGCGCAGACACCCACAACCTGTGCGGCGTCGACGTCGACATCCCCCTCGGCATGCTGGTGGTCGTGACCGGGGTGGCGGGCTCGGGCAAGAGTTCGCTCATCCACGGTTCGGTGGCCGACCGGGACGGCGTGGTGGCGATCGATCAGGGCGCCATCAAGGGTTCCCGGCGCAGCAACCCGGCCACCTACACCGGACTGCTCGAACCGATCCGCAAGGCCTTCGCGAAGGCCAATGGTGTGAAGCCGGCGCTCTTCAGCTCCAACTCCGAGGGTGCGTGCCCCACCTGCAACGGCGCCGGCGTCATCTATACCGACCTCGGCGTGATGGCCACCGTCGAATCTCCCTGCGAGGAATGCGAGGGGAAGCGGTTCCAGGCCGAGGTGCTGGAATTCAAGCTCGGCGGCCGCAACATCGCCGAGGTGCTCGCGATGCCGGTGGCCGAGGCCGAGGAGTTCTTCGGCGCCGGCGAGGCACGGATCCCGGCGGCGCACAAGATTCTGCAGCGGCTCGCCGATGTCGGACTCGGCTACCTCAGCCTCGGACAGCCGCTCACCACGCTGTCCGGCGGCGAGCGGCAGCGGCTCAAGCTGGCCACCGCCATGGCCGACAAGGGCGAGATCTACGTCCTCGACGAGCCGACCACCGGCCTCCACCTCGCCGACGTCGAACAGTTGCTCGGGCTGCTCGACCGGCTCGTCGACTCCGGCAAGTCGGTCATCGTCATCGAGCATCACCAGGCGGTCATGGCGCACGCCGACTGGATCATCGACCTCGGTCCGGGCGCCGGGCACGACGGCGGCCGGATCGTCTTCGAGGGCAGGCCGGAAGATCTGGTGGCCGACGCATCCACCCTCACCGGTGAGCACCTCGCGGCGTACGTCGGTTCCTGA
- a CDS encoding GntR family transcriptional regulator produces MAGQPAALLGLEKTSLRQQAVAALRVAITSGELAPSSPLVETELSEMLQISRGTLREAMRQLQQEGLISAGARGRLYVRHLDSKEIRDIFAVRAALEALAVRELAGLADRTTAIAELRAALDVMDTAVLEARIEADLNFHRTMCSLTGNDTLLHSWISLEGSIRMSIMFAGLDRAVGNMDVGRHSAIVDAIETGDADEAAKAIQMHMDWASANLVA; encoded by the coding sequence ATGGCCGGACAACCCGCCGCACTGCTCGGGCTGGAGAAGACCAGCCTCCGTCAGCAGGCCGTCGCCGCCCTGCGGGTCGCGATCACGAGTGGGGAACTGGCTCCGAGCAGCCCACTCGTGGAGACGGAACTGTCGGAGATGCTGCAGATCAGCCGCGGCACGCTCCGCGAGGCGATGCGCCAACTTCAACAGGAGGGCTTGATCTCCGCGGGGGCGCGGGGCCGGCTGTATGTGCGGCACCTCGATTCCAAGGAGATCCGCGACATCTTCGCCGTCCGCGCCGCACTGGAGGCGCTGGCCGTCCGGGAACTCGCCGGCCTGGCCGACCGCACCACCGCCATCGCGGAATTGCGCGCTGCCCTCGACGTCATGGACACGGCGGTCCTCGAGGCCCGCATCGAGGCCGACCTGAACTTCCACCGCACCATGTGCTCGCTGACCGGCAACGACACACTCCTGCACTCCTGGATCTCCCTCGAAGGATCCATCCGGATGTCGATCATGTTCGCCGGCCTCGACCGCGCCGTCGGCAACATGGACGTCGGCCGGCACAGCGCGATCGTCGACGCCATCGAAACCGGCGACGCCGACGAGGCGGCCAAGGCAATTCAGATGCACATGGACTGGGCCTCGGCAAATCTGGTTGCCTGA
- a CDS encoding VOC family protein: protein MDITIHQTYLPQDDPDAALGFYRDILGFEVRNDVGYNGLRWITVGPAGQPGTSIVLHPPAADPGVTDEERRTIVEMMAKGTYAAINLATKDLDSTFEKLQAGDVEVVQEPTDQPYGVRDCAFRDPAGNMVRIQELR, encoded by the coding sequence ATGGACATCACCATTCACCAGACCTATCTCCCGCAGGACGATCCGGACGCCGCGCTGGGCTTCTATCGCGACATCCTCGGATTCGAGGTCCGCAACGACGTCGGATACAACGGGCTGCGCTGGATCACCGTCGGTCCCGCCGGCCAGCCCGGCACCTCCATCGTCCTGCACCCGCCTGCCGCCGACCCCGGGGTCACCGACGAGGAGCGCCGGACCATCGTCGAGATGATGGCCAAGGGCACGTACGCCGCCATCAACCTGGCGACCAAGGACCTCGACAGCACGTTCGAGAAGCTGCAGGCCGGCGACGTCGAAGTGGTGCAGGAGCCGACCGACCAGCCGTACGGAGTCCGCGACTGCGCATTCCGCGACCCCGCGGGCAACATGGTCCGCATCCAAGAGTTGCGCTGA
- a CDS encoding RNA polymerase sigma factor: MARSDGSALSESAGGGHTGREAVAAVWRIESARIVGALARYTGDFALAEDLGQEALAEALVSWPRDGIPHNPAGWLLTVGRRRAIDAFRRRAALDERYAALAHELGEGGAVSGPAPADPARGTGDVLWDPDQIDDDILALMFISCHPVLSREARVALTLRVVGGLTSDEIAKVFLVPTATVQARITRAKKTLGAARVPFAVPPAGERTERLGSVLSVIYLIFTEGSSASSGGDLIRLDLASEAQRLARVLTRLVPDEPEVHGLLALLELTAARFPARTGPDGEPVLLEQQDRRRWDRSAIRRGRAALARAEQVGRGLGAYGLQAAIAECHAVAPSVDATNWERIVLVYEALGRLAPSPVVDLNRAVAVSMAQGPAAALPIVDELVAAKELPNSHLLPSVRGELLTRLGRTDEARTELEAALKLCGNERERTVLARKLADLVG, translated from the coding sequence GTGGCGCGAAGCGACGGGTCAGCTCTGAGTGAGTCGGCGGGCGGCGGCCACACCGGGCGTGAGGCCGTCGCCGCCGTCTGGCGGATCGAGTCGGCGCGGATCGTCGGTGCGCTCGCCCGGTACACCGGCGATTTCGCGCTCGCCGAGGACCTCGGCCAGGAGGCGCTGGCGGAGGCACTCGTGAGCTGGCCACGCGACGGCATCCCCCACAACCCGGCGGGATGGTTGCTCACCGTCGGCCGCCGCCGCGCGATCGACGCGTTCCGCCGGCGCGCCGCCCTCGACGAGCGGTACGCCGCCCTCGCCCACGAACTGGGTGAGGGCGGCGCCGTCTCGGGCCCCGCGCCCGCCGATCCGGCCCGGGGCACCGGCGACGTGCTGTGGGACCCGGACCAGATCGACGACGACATACTCGCGTTGATGTTCATCTCCTGCCACCCCGTGTTGTCGCGGGAGGCGAGGGTGGCGCTCACCCTGCGGGTGGTCGGCGGTCTGACGAGCGACGAGATCGCGAAGGTGTTCCTCGTCCCGACCGCGACCGTGCAGGCGCGGATCACCCGGGCGAAGAAGACCCTCGGCGCGGCCCGCGTGCCATTCGCGGTGCCGCCCGCCGGGGAGCGGACGGAGCGGCTCGGCTCGGTCCTCAGCGTGATCTATCTGATCTTCACGGAAGGGTCGTCGGCCAGCTCCGGCGGCGACCTGATCCGCCTCGACCTGGCGAGCGAGGCGCAGCGCCTCGCCCGGGTGCTGACCCGGCTCGTACCCGACGAGCCCGAGGTCCACGGCCTGCTCGCGCTGCTCGAATTGACCGCGGCGCGGTTCCCGGCCCGCACCGGGCCGGACGGCGAGCCGGTGCTGCTCGAGCAGCAGGACCGCCGCCGCTGGGACCGTTCCGCGATCCGGCGGGGACGAGCCGCCCTCGCCCGCGCCGAACAGGTCGGCCGGGGCCTGGGCGCCTACGGGCTGCAGGCGGCGATCGCCGAATGCCACGCCGTCGCGCCGTCCGTCGACGCGACGAACTGGGAACGGATCGTCCTCGTCTACGAGGCCCTCGGCAGGCTCGCGCCGTCGCCGGTGGTCGATCTGAACCGGGCGGTCGCGGTGTCGATGGCCCAGGGACCGGCCGCGGCGCTGCCGATCGTGGACGAACTGGTCGCCGCCAAGGAGCTGCCGAACTCGCACCTGCTGCCCAGTGTTCGCGGCGAACTGCTCACCCGCCTGGGACGCACCGACGAGGCACGGACCGAACTCGAGGCCGCATTGAAGCTGTGCGGCAACGAGCGCGAGCGGACCGTGCTCGCACGGAAACTCGCCGACCTGGTCGGGTGA
- a CDS encoding helix-turn-helix transcriptional regulator: MSSSPAPAHYLRDLARLRRVRDRIDREFAQPLDVDALARGVNMSSGHLSRQFRLAYGESPYSYLMTRRIERAMALLRRGDLSVTEVCFAVGCASLGTFSTRFTELVGVPPSTYKRDAEQATAGIPSCVAKQVTRPIRNREAPVAEPHLS; encoded by the coding sequence GTGTCCAGCAGCCCTGCCCCGGCGCACTATCTGCGCGACCTCGCGCGACTACGCCGCGTCCGCGATCGGATCGACCGGGAATTCGCACAGCCGCTGGACGTGGACGCGCTGGCCCGCGGAGTGAACATGTCCTCCGGGCACCTCAGCCGCCAGTTCCGGCTCGCCTACGGAGAGTCGCCGTACTCGTATCTCATGACACGACGCATCGAGCGGGCGATGGCACTGCTGCGTCGCGGCGACCTCAGCGTCACCGAAGTCTGTTTCGCGGTGGGCTGCGCGTCGTTGGGCACGTTCAGCACACGCTTCACCGAGTTGGTCGGCGTGCCGCCCAGCACCTACAAGCGTGACGCGGAGCAGGCGACGGCGGGCATCCCGTCGTGCGTCGCGAAACAAGTCACCAGACCGATCAGGAATAGAGAAGCGCCGGTCGCCGAGCCCCACTTATCGTGA
- a CDS encoding transketolase family protein → MTTASKPKLKTSAMIASFVDDGQKTTSAPFGHALAAAARENDKIVGLSADLAKYTDMHIFAQEFPDRFFQMGMAEQLLLGAAAGMAETGLVPFASTYSVFAARRAYDFLCLDIAEPNLNVNIIGGLPGLTTGYGPSHQATEDMAIFRGIPGLAIVDPCDSIDIEQAVPQLAASDGPTYLRLLRGKVATVLDEYDYTFELGKAKVLRGGNDVVFVTSGLMTMRALQAADRLAAHNVDVAVVHTPTIKPFDAETVLAEVNTDRLVVTLENHTVIGGLFETVAAAVVTAGLGKRVVPIALPDEFLDAGALPTLHERYGLSTDRIVAKVLGELA, encoded by the coding sequence ATGACCACCGCCAGCAAGCCGAAGCTCAAGACCTCGGCGATGATCGCCTCGTTCGTCGACGACGGGCAGAAGACCACCAGCGCACCCTTCGGGCACGCCCTCGCGGCGGCCGCCCGGGAGAACGACAAGATCGTCGGCCTGTCCGCCGACCTCGCCAAGTACACCGACATGCACATCTTCGCGCAGGAGTTCCCCGACCGGTTCTTCCAGATGGGGATGGCCGAGCAGCTGCTGCTCGGGGCCGCCGCCGGGATGGCCGAGACCGGACTGGTGCCGTTCGCGTCCACGTACTCGGTGTTCGCCGCGCGCCGCGCCTACGACTTCCTGTGCCTCGACATCGCCGAACCCAACCTCAACGTCAACATCATCGGCGGGCTCCCGGGCCTGACCACCGGCTACGGGCCCAGCCACCAGGCCACCGAGGACATGGCCATCTTCCGGGGCATCCCGGGCCTCGCCATCGTCGACCCGTGCGACTCCATCGACATCGAGCAGGCCGTTCCGCAACTCGCCGCGTCCGACGGTCCCACGTACCTGCGGTTGCTGCGGGGGAAGGTCGCGACCGTACTCGACGAGTACGACTACACGTTCGAACTGGGCAAGGCGAAGGTGCTCCGCGGCGGCAACGACGTCGTCTTCGTCACCAGCGGGCTGATGACGATGCGCGCGCTGCAGGCCGCCGACCGGCTGGCCGCGCACAACGTGGACGTGGCAGTCGTGCACACGCCGACGATCAAGCCGTTCGACGCCGAGACCGTCCTCGCCGAGGTGAACACCGACCGCCTGGTGGTGACGCTGGAGAACCACACCGTGATCGGCGGTCTCTTCGAAACGGTGGCCGCCGCCGTCGTCACGGCCGGACTCGGCAAGCGCGTCGTGCCGATCGCCCTTCCCGACGAGTTCCTCGACGCCGGCGCCCTACCCACCCTGCACGAGCGGTACGGCCTGAGCACCGACCGGATCGTCGCGAAGGTGCTGGGCGAATTGGCGTGA
- a CDS encoding YciI family protein, protein MKYMLIMRATDETFAAFQDADMGEIMDAMGKFNDEMIRAGVLLAAEGLDPDPESGVVVDYSSEPPVVTDGPYGETKELFGGFWMLNVASREEAVEWAKRAPMAGPGSKAEIRRVATIDEFPQDNEWIQKERAWREATGQL, encoded by the coding sequence ATGAAGTACATGCTGATCATGCGCGCCACGGACGAAACCTTCGCGGCGTTCCAGGACGCCGATATGGGCGAGATCATGGACGCGATGGGCAAGTTCAACGACGAGATGATCCGGGCGGGTGTGCTGCTCGCCGCCGAGGGGCTGGACCCCGACCCCGAATCGGGTGTCGTGGTCGATTACTCCTCCGAGCCTCCCGTGGTGACCGACGGCCCCTACGGTGAGACGAAGGAGTTGTTCGGCGGCTTCTGGATGCTCAACGTGGCGTCGAGGGAGGAAGCCGTGGAGTGGGCCAAGCGTGCTCCGATGGCCGGTCCCGGTTCGAAGGCGGAGATCCGCCGGGTCGCCACGATCGACGAGTTCCCGCAGGACAACGAGTGGATCCAGAAGGAGCGGGCGTGGCGCGAAGCGACGGGTCAGCTCTGA